The window CGGCAGCGAGAAGTAGAACTCCTCCTGGGTCTGCGGCAGGGAGTACGTATCGGTGGTCGGCGGGCGGGCGGTCACGCCGCTGGGCACGCCGAGGTACTCCGCCAGGCGGTAGACCTGCGTCTTGTAGAGGTGCGCGATGGGCTTGAGGTCGGCGAGGCCGTCTCCGCCCTTCACGAAGAAGCCCTGGTCGTACTCCAGCCGGTTGGGCGTGCCCACTACCGCGTAGTGCAGCCGGTCGGCGTGGTAGTACTCGAGCATCTTGCGCACGCGCTGCTTGAAGTTCGTCGCCGCGACGATCACCCGGTACTCGGCCGGGGGAAGGCGATGACGGGTGATCTGGCCGTCCGGCGACTGCACCACCAGCGAGGAGGTGTTCAGCTGGTCGGTCTCCAGCCGGTTACCGGCGAGCACCACCTTCATCTTCCAGCCGGGGCCGTATTCGGGCACCACCCGGCGGATCGCCTCGTCGCGGCGCTCGTAGCAGCCGGCGGCCGCCAGCGTGGGCGCGATGTCCTCGGTGGTGTGCT of the Longimicrobiaceae bacterium genome contains:
- the nadE gene encoding NAD(+) synthase — its product is MPAPTIDLLDIDPAAETARIAEAIRKQLGQVLRRRGLVVAMSGGVDSSVCAGLAVQALGPKRVFGLFMPERDSDPQSHALALEWATKLGIEHTTEDIAPTLAAAGCYERRDEAIRRVVPEYGPGWKMKVVLAGNRLETDQLNTSSLVVQSPDGQITRHRLPPAEYRVIVAATNFKQRVRKMLEYYHADRLHYAVVGTPNRLEYDQGFFVKGGDGLADLKPIAHLYKTQVYRLAEYLGVPSGVTARPPTTDTYSLPQTQEEFYFSLPAATMDRVLYALNSGLDEEAAAELLGLEPEQVRRAYRDIEQKRMTTAYLHQSPLLVEPVAEINTAEIG